One window of the Rosa rugosa chromosome 3, drRosRugo1.1, whole genome shotgun sequence genome contains the following:
- the LOC133737874 gene encoding uncharacterized protein LOC133737874: MATIDEVAASFASSLALLGDDVVDLSKMSGADTRRESQAYLLARPLTSKPFTAPDLQRHFKRVWVLNAAFTVQERAQKLFVIAFDLRKDRNKVLKGGPWYFQRAPVVIHDYDGLKSPTAIQMDELFLWVKIRNIPPALEVKHTIMNIASVAGRFLEWDDKLFKASGAVRVHVAHQIAKPFFLTETLKLAPGVIEEISFFFENLLGRCHDCGLIVHEHGTCQLAGKNAH; the protein is encoded by the coding sequence ATGGCAACGATTGATGAGGTTGCAGCAAGCTTTGCATCGTCGCTGGCTCTGCTAGGTGACGATGTCGTGGATCTCTCCAAGATGTCGGGTGCGGATACCAGGCGTGAATCTCAGGCCTATCTCCTTGCAAGGCCTCTCACATCGAAGCCGTTTACGGCACCAGATCTGCAGCGCCACTTCAAGCGCGTATGGGTTCTCAATGCTGCTTTCACTGTCCAAGAAAGGGCTCAGAAACTCTTTGTGATAGCGTTCGATCTGCGCAAGGATAGGAACAAGGTACTGAAGGGAGGTCCTTGGTATTTCCAGCGTGCTCCAGTTGTCATCCATGATTATGATGGCTTGAAATCCCCCACTGCAATCCAGATGGATGAGCTGTTCCTGTGGGTGAAGATTCGTAACATACCACCGGCCTTGGAGGTAAAGCATACCATCATGAATATTGCTTCGGTTGCTGGCAGGTTTCTGGAATGGGATGACAAGCTATTCAAGGCGTCTGGGGCTGTTAGGGTTCACGTGGCGCATCAGATCGCTAAACCTTTCTTCCTGACAGAAACTCTCAAACTAGCACCGGGAGTGATTGAGGAAATATCctttttctttgaaaacctTCTGGGCCGCTGTCATGATTGTGGTCTTATTGTTCATGAGCATGGGACTTGCCAACTTGCAGGAAAGAACGCGCACTAG
- the LOC133735367 gene encoding uncharacterized protein LOC133735367, whose translation MDQSSPALDDCLKLLKGERDEQRLAGLLLVTKFCKGDDLSSLLTIYDAVGVQFLDRLLRTGMGKGSISENQEAYLQLSVTVLAAFCRVPEIAASNDMVSKIPLVLEVLSKESGPAVLEECYEFLYLVSTASEDGIMTFYSSGGMKMLASHMPILPDGSHQMKVSMKLVQLLLNKFYPDRINNDYLPELSMIVAAIARQFSVLHDAMKFDALHILTAVFSPKFSAPLYDSLRVLPQKNWPDYMRDGIAAILQNRVAPTEKLQALILAESMVTIFGEKWLVGQINSADGKGPIPTDRCLVLVLEQSRVEVAVLLNELAYLKDEASKKSSPAAETILLKKRNVAIAFSLLEKIINLISNASENEGDLIHENTLSMVINGLNETIGVVLEYLQDAKEQEQRKGDDLLASVRVIGSYLAEAPLACREKVRELLEYMLSIEGEDEPRPFYAICFLLPMLCQLTMEVEGCKALISCGGHKSVVDCLVNLIGPHGYKVEDRGCIFLACDTILNLLLKKEQVQAPLDYSTLVNLLKALARWTEGVDDPSIIMMASSICTLLFDFTSEKALLKHPNFDDSCLNNLSRLIARSMAAWGQDMSDAAKAETDLLEIVTAGYSRWVTRFPCVRDAVER comes from the exons ATG GACCAATCGTCTCCGGCGCTCGATGACTGCTTGAAGCTACTGAAAGGCGAAAGAGACGAGCAGCGCCTCGCCGGACTTCTCCTCGTCACCAAATTCTGCAAAGGCGACGACCTCTCCTCCCTCCTCACTATCTATGACGCCGTCGGCGTCCAATTTCTCGACCGGCTCCTCCGAACTG GAATGGGAAAGGGAAGCATAAGTGAAAACCAAGAGGCGTATTTGCAGCTTTCAGTTACTGTTCTTGCTGCATTCTGCCGTGTTCCTGAAATTGCTGCTTCGAATGACATGGTTTCGAAGATTCCGCTGGTACTGGAAGTTTTGTCCAAAGA ATCAGGCCCGGCTGTTCTTGAAGAATGCTACGAGTTTCTATATTTGGTTTCGACGGCGTCTGAAGATGGAATCATGACATTTTACTCATCTGGGGGCATGAAAATGCTGGCTTCTCATATGCCCATTTTACCCGATG GTTCACATCAGATGAAAGTCAGTATGAAACTTGTGCAATTGCTACTAAATAAGTTCTATCCTGATCGCATTAACAATGACTATCTACCAGAGCTTTCAATGATT GTGGCTGCAATAGCAAGGCAATTTTCTGTCTTGCATGATGCTATGAAATTTGATGCGCTGCACATACTGACGGCCGTCTTctcaccaaaattttcg GCACCGCTTTATGATTCTCTTCGTGTACTTCCCCAAAAAAATTGGCCCGATTATATGCGTGATGGTATTGCTGCCATTCTACAAAACCGTGTTG CACCTACTGAAAAGCTGCAGGCACTTATTTTGGCGGAGTCTATGGTGACGATATTCGGGGAAAAGTGGCTGGTAGGTCAGATAAATTCAGCTGATGGAAAAGGGCCTATTCCAACAGATAG GTGCTTAGTGCTAGTGCTGGAGCAATCAAGGGTTGAAGTTGCTGTTCTTCTGAATGAGCTAGCTTACTTAAAAGATGAAGCATCTAAGAAATCTTCACCCGCTGCTGAGACAATCCTTTTAAAGAAACGGAATGTGGCTATTGCCTTTTCCTTACTGGAAAAGATAATTAATTTAATATCAAATGCGAGTGAGAATGAAG GGGACCTTATCCACGAAAATACTTTGTCAATGGTCATTAATGGCCTTAATGAGACAATTGGTGTAGTTCTAGAGTATTTACAAGATGCAAAG GAACAAGAACAAAGGAAGGGAGATGATCTTCTGGCTTCAGTGCGGGTTATAGGCAG CTATCTTGCAGAAGCACCTCTTGCATGCAGAGAGAAGGTTAGAGAACTTTTAGAGTATATGCTCTCTATTGAAGGTGAAGATGAACCAAG ACCCTTCTATGCTATATGCTTTTTGCTTCCAATGCTGTGTCAATTGACAATGGAGGTCGAAGGATGTAAAGCGTTGATTTCTTGTGGAGGTCATAAGTCT GTTGTTGATTGCCTTGTAAATTTGATTGGGCCACATGGTTACAAGGTGGAGGATAGGGGCTGCATCTTTTTGGCATGTGACACCATCTTGAATCTTCTTCTAAAG AAAGAGCAAGTGCAAGCCCCATTGGATTATTCGACTCTCGTCAATCTATTGAAAGCGTTGGCACGCTGGACAG AGGGTGTAGATGACCCGTCAATCATAATGATGGCATCAAGTATTTGCACACTGCTGTTTGACTTTACTTCGGAGAAGGCTCTTCTTAAGCATCCCAACTTTGATGACAGCTGTCTTAATAATCTGTCTCGGCTCATTGCAAGAAGTATGGCTGCATGGGGACAG GATATGTCTGATGCTGCTAAAGCAGAAACAGATCTTCTTGAGATTGTTACAGCAG GATATTCTCGATGGGTCACTCGCTTCCCTTGTGTAAGAGATGCTGTTGAGAGATAG
- the LOC133735369 gene encoding UPF0481 protein At3g47200-like: MSGFSQHKQRRMEVTQVSNQATPNKKGNPYISLEASMGEELYNVSRVSPMRCIYRVPYRLRHVHENAYTPKLVSIGAFHHGNAALKPMEEHKMRYLKAFLDRSTLNLSGYVLKIKAQEERMRSCYIETIELDSDEFARIVLVDATFIIEVLLRSYYGHLVDEDDCIFRRPRLIVDLLPDMLLLENQLPFFILEDLCPDFIDLSSGGTFERLSMVFLSLQLLHKMRVSGIEGTAQENVVNIRSQQVKVKHLLDLLRTLLILPISKSQIRGTFQHFPSTTKLHQAGVKFKVGPSKNLFSIRFTDGILEIPKLTITDNTELIMRNVVAYEQCEYPFELHISAYVVILDYFVDTAKDVELLVDYGIIKNCLCDNKEVSRLINSLSSGVALYHGEFYFSTISQKLSEYCDVRWHKSIANLRQNYFNTPWRTISVVAASTFLVLTFVQTVCSVISVA, encoded by the coding sequence ATGTCTGGATTTTCTCAACATAAACAAAGGAGAATGGAAGTAACTCAAGTAAGCAATCAAGCTACtccaaataaaaaaggaaaccCGTACATTTCGTTAGAAGCTTCAATGGGTGAGGAGCTATATAATGTGTCTCGTGTATCCCCAATGCGTTGTATCTATCGAGTTCCTTACCGACTGAGACATGTACATGAAAATGCCTATACACCCAAATTAGTTTCTATAGGGGCATTTCATCATGGTAACGCAGCCTTAAAACCCATGGAAGAACACAAAATGAGGTACCTGAAAGCTTTTTTAGATCGGAGCACACTGAACTTGTCGGGTTATGTACTAAAAATAAAGGCTCAAGAAGAAAGAATGCGCAGTTGTTACATTGAGACTATTGAGCTTGATAGTGATGAATTTGCTAGAATCGTTCTTGTGGATGCCACATTCATCATTGAAGTCTTACTAAGGTCCTATTATGGTCATTTGGTAGATGAAGATGATTGCATTTTCCGAAGACCAAGATTAATAGTGGATCTATTGCCTGACATGTTGTTACTGGAAAATCAATTGCCTTTCTTTATTCTTGAGGATCTTTGCCCAGACTTTATCGATTTAAGCTCCGGTGGAACTTTCGAGAGGCTTTCAAtggtctttctctctctccaactCTTACATAAAATGAGAGTATCGGGTATAGAAGGAACTGCGCAGGAAAATGTGGTCAATATACGTTCTCaacaagtaaaagtaaaacatcTTCTTGATCTGTTGAGAACGTTATTGATACTACCAATTTCGAAATCACAAATTAGAGGGACTTTTCAACATTTTCCTAGCACGACAAAGCTACACCAAGCAGGAGTGAAGTTTAAAGTTGGACCAAGCAAAAACTTGTTCAGCATACGATTCACTGATGGGATTTTGGAAATTCCAAAGTTAACTATTACGGATAACACAGAGCTCATAATGAGAAATGTTGTTGCCTACGAGCAATGTGAATATCCCTTCGAACTTCACATAAGTGCTTATGTTGTCATCCTTGATTATTTTGTAGATACTGCAAAAGATGTGGAATTACTTGTCGATTATGGTATTATTAAAAATTGTCTATGTGACAACAAGGAGGTTTCTCGTTTGATCAACAGTCTCAGCAGTGGAGTTGCACTGTATCATGGTGAATTTTATTTCTCTACCATTTCTCAAAAACTGAGCGAGTATTGCGATGTGAGGTGGCATAAAAGCATAGCAAATTTGAGGCAAAATTATTTCAACACACCTTGGCGTACCATCTCTGTGGTTGCAGCTAGTACTTTCCTTGTACTCACTTTTGTTCAAACTGTGTGCTCTGTTATCTCAGTTGCTTAA